In Longimicrobium sp., the sequence GCGCGCGCCGGCGGGCGCCAGCCAGACGGGGAGGCGCGCCATGAAGGAGCGGATGTCGAGCGGCTTTGCCACCCAGTCGTCGCAGCCGGCGGCCAGCACCCGGTCGCGGGCGCCCTCCATGGCGGTGACGGCCACGATGGGGATGCGGGGAAAGTCCGGGTCGGAGCGCAGGGTGCGGGTCGCCTCAAGCCCGTCCATCCCCGGCATCATCATGTCCATCAGGATCAGGTCCGGGCGGATGGCGCGCGCTTCCGCCACCGCCTCGTGCCCGTTCGCCGCCAGGTGCACGTGGTAGCCGAACGCCTCCAGCAGCGTGCAGAGCGCGTCGCGGCTGTCCTCGTGGTCTTCGGCGATCAGCACCGTAGCGCCGCCCCCGGGCGCGGGCAGCGCTCCCCGCAGGTGCGCCGAGAGCGAGTGCGAGCCGCGCGACGCGGTATGGAACGGCAACGGCTCCGAAGCAGCCGGGGAGAGTACAGCCATCGATGTTTGAGGGCGTCAACAGGGTGGAAAACGGTTGCGGCACGATACCGAAACGCAAGGGATGTGCCCCCGCTTCACACAGCCTGGCTTGTGCCGCCCGGCCGATACGGGTACAATTTTGCGAACTTTCTTTACACCCCGTCCGTACAGAATCCATGCAGCCGATGGTCCTGACGCGGCGCGTGCGCTTCTGCGCCGCGCACCGCTACCACCGCCCGGAGTGGAGCGACGAGCGCAACCGCGAGGTGTTTGGGCCGTGCAGCAACCCGCACGGGCACGGCCACAATTATCTGCTCGAGGTCTCCGTAGAGAGTACCTTGGATCCCCTCACCGGGTTCACGGTGGACCTGGGCGCGCTGGACCGGGTGCTGCGCGAGGAGGTGGTGGAGCCGCTCGACCACCAGCACCTCAACCACGCCGTCCCGGAGTTCGCGCCGGGCGGGCTGATCCCCACCACCGAGAACATCCTCCTCCTCCTGTGGCCGCGGGTGGAAGGGCGTCTGGAGGGGGCGCGGCTGGTGGCGATGCGCCTGCACGAGAACGACGACTTCTTCGTGGAGTACCGCGGCCCGAGCTGACCGGCAAACGCAGAAAGCCGCCCACCGGGCGGCTTTCTGCGTTTGCGCGGTCAGGATGGATGGGCGCTCAGGTGCACCCTGAATCGTGGGGGGTGATCTCCCGTGCCGCGTTGATGCTGAACCAGCGAAGACCGTCGAGGGTGGGTTGGGCGCAGGCCAGGTAGGTGGCCCCGTCTCCGCTGTCGATCTGGAAGGTGTAGTACTTCGCGTTCGCAAAGGTGGCGGTGCCGCCCTCCAGTTGCGCGATGTCCGACGCGTACTCGTCGTTCTTCTGCTTGAAGCGCTCCTGGAGCGTGAAGAGCTGCTTCAGGATCGGCTGCGCCTCCGCTTCCTTGGCCGCCTTGGAGACGTTCGCGAACTTGGGGATCGCGATCGCGGCCAGGACCCCGATGATGACCACCACGATCATGAGCTCGATCAGGGTGAAGCCCTTCCGGCCGAACCGGGCGGAATCAAACGAGGTCATGGTGCGGTTCTCGGTCAGTGGGTGTGGAGCGGAGCGGACCGGCAGCCGCCTCAGGGCGTGCTGCCGGGTCGGGCGTCAGATCGGCTGCTTATCAGGTGCAGGCGGTGGTGGTCGGCTTGGCGTCCGTCGCCGCGCCGGCCTTGCTCTGCGTGATGTACATCGCCACCACGCCCGCGTCGGTGCCCTTCGCGGTCGGAGTCGCCTTCGCGCACATCTTGGTGGCGTCGCCCGATACGATCTCGAAGGTGAAGTAGGTCGCCTTCGGGTCCTCGAAGCCGGTCAGGTTGCCGATGGCGGCCACGTAGCTGTCGTTCTTCTGGAAGTAGCTCTGCTGCAGCGTGGCGATCTGCTTCAGCGTCGGCTCGGCCTCGGACTGCTTGGCGCTGCGGGACACGTTGGCGAACTTCGGAATGGCGATGGCGGCCAGGATGCCGATGATCACGACCACGATCATGAGCTCGATCAGGGTGAAGCCGTCGCGGTTGCGGAGGTTGCGCATGGTGTTGCTCCAGAGAGAGATGAGTGGGTTGGGCCGCAGCACTCCGTCGTGCTGTCGGACTCCTCTAAGGCAACGGGCACGCCACTCGTGGCGCGAAATGCAAGCTGCCGTCCTGCAACGACTTACCAGAACAGTGGGCCGCCGCCGGCCGGGTTTGGCACCGTGATCGTGCACGATTTCTTGCACCCTGCAAGACGGATGGGATCTCCAGCTGCGGGCGGCACGGGTCCTCCGCGGCGTGCCATGCCGTGCCGCTCACGACCGCGAAGAGTGGCGGGAGGAAGCGCCCAGCGCTCTCCGTCGCCTCCGTGGGGGTAACGAGCGCAGCCGCGGAGCTCGCCGGCCCGTGGCACGCCATTCCCGGCCCTTCTGCGCCGAACGCGCTCCGGCGTGCCGGGGGGCCTTCCACGCGAAAGCCCCCGCCCCGGAGAGGTTCCGGGGCGGGGGCTTCGTTAATCCTGCGAGACGCTATCCCTGCCGAAACGCTACGCCGGGTCAGCCGCGGATCAGGTGCAGGCGGTGGTGGTCGGCTTGGCGTCCGTCGCCGCGCCGGCCTTGCTCTGCGTGATGTACATCGCCACCACGCCCGCGTCGGTGCCCTTCGCCGTCGGAGTCGCCTTCGCGCACATCTTGGTGGCGTCGCCCGAGACGATCTCGAAGGTGAAGTACGTCGCGTTCGGGTCCTCGAAGCCGGTCAGGTTGCCGATGGCGGCCACGTAGCTGTCGTTCTTCTGGAAGTAGCTCTGCTGCAGCGTGGCGATCTGCTTCAGCGTCGGCTCGGCCTCCGACTGCTTGGCGCTGCGCGAGACGTTGGCGAACTTCGGAATGGCGATGGCGGCCAGGATGCCGATGATCACGACGACGATCATGAGCTCGATCAGGGTGAAGCCGTCGCGGTTGCGGAGGTTGCGCATGGTGGTGCTCCAGAGTGGGAAGAGTGGGTTGGGTCCTGCAGCACTCCATCGTGCTGTCGGGCCCCTCTAAGGCAACGCGCACGCCATGCGCGGCGCGAAATGCAAGTGATTGCAGCGGAGTGGTTTACGCGCATACGGTGCGGCCGGAGGCCGGTTTGGCGCGCGCCATCTTGCAAGGTTTCTTGCACGCTGCAATGCGCGGTGTGGCGCGCCGGGCTCCTTGCGTGCGCCGCGCCCTTTCTCTATATGGAGCGCGGCCCGCCACCCTGCGCGGACCAGCGACCCAGCCACTCTGGAGCACACGCGTGAGCGACGCGAACATCACGGACATCACCGTCATCGGCGGCGGGCCCACCGGGCTGTACGCCGCTTTCTACGCAGGGCTGCGCGGGATCTCGTGCCGCATCGTGGACGCGCTTCCGCAGCTCGGCGGGCAGCTCATGGCGCTCTACCCGGAGAAGTACATCTTCGATGTGGGCGGGCTGCCCAAGATCCTGGCCAAGGACCTGGCCAACAACATGATCGAGCAGGGCACGCAGTTCGGCCCCGAGGTCGTGCTCGGCGCCGAGGTGCAGGAGATGGTGCGCGAGGACGGGCACTTCCGGCTGGTGACCCCCGCGGGCGACTTCCTCACGCGCACCGTGTGCGTGACGGCGGGGAAGGGCGCCCTCAACCCGCGCGTGCTGGAGTGCCCGGGGTGGGAGGACCACTACCGCGAGGGCGGCGGCGCGCACACGCACGTCCGCCAGATCGAGGACTTCCGCGACCGGCGCGTGCTGATCGTGGGCGGCGGCGACTCGGCCGTGGACTGGGTGCTGGGGCTGCGCGGCGTGGCCCGCTCCGTCACCCTCATCCACCGGCGCCCCGAGTTCCGCGCGCACAAGAGCAGCGTGCTAGAGATGCAGGCCCTGGCCGAGAAGGGAGAGGTGCAGATCCTCACTCCCTACGAGGTGCGGCACATGGAAGGCGTGAACGGGTGCGTGGCCCGCGTCACCATCTTCAACAACGAGACGGACGAGGACACCCACGTCGACGCGGACGCGGTGATCGCGCTGCTGGGCTTCAAGCCTGACCTGGGGCCGATCGCGCGCTGGGGGCTGGAGCTGGAAAAGAACACGATCAAGGTGAACGGCGTCATGGAGACGAGCGTCCCCGGCGTGTGGGCCGCCGGGGACATCGTGCACTACGAGGGCAAGCTGGAGCTGATCTCGTGCGGCTACGGCGAGGCGGCGATCGCGGTGAACAACGCGGTGCGCTACCTGAATCCCAAGGCGCGCCTGGCACCGGGCCACTCGACCAACCTCAAGATCTTCAAGCAGGACGACTGAACGGCGGGGCTCACGCGGAGACGCGGCCGGGACACGCCCACCGGAGGAGAGTCTAGATGCTGATGATCGATCCACCCGTCACGCGCTACTCTCCCGTGCAACGCATTCAGGAGTGGGTTGCGGAGCTGGAGGAACGGCTCAGCGATCCCAAGTACGATGAGGATGATCGGCGTGCGATTCGGCGCAACTTGGAGCGCGCGAGGAGTTGGATTCCGTCTGCAGGACCAGAACCGAGAAGTTGACTCCACGCGAGGAACAGCTGGTCTCACGCGGAGACGCGGAGGCGCTGAGAGAACTGCAACTGCATGGCTCACACAGAGGCACAGAGACACAGAGGAGAACAGAAGAGGGAGGGCGCTGTTCGTTTTCCTCTGTGGCTTTCTGTTCTTTCTGTGTCTCTGTGTGAAACCGCTGTTCCTCTGCGTCTCCGCGTCTCCGCGTGAGGCCATTCTTTAGAAGCTCGCACCCGCACCGGAGCGGCGGATGGAACTGCATGGCAAGGTGGCGCTGGTTACGGGCGGGGCGGTGCGGCTGGGGAGGGCCATGGCGTCCGCGCTGGCGGGGGAGGGGATGCGGCTCGTGGTGCACTACAACTCCTCGCGCGCGCCCGCGGACGAGCTGGTGGATGAGATCCGAAAGGCGGGCGGGGAGGCGGTGGCCATCGGGGCGGACCTGGCGCGTGGCGGCGAGGTGGAGCGGCTCGCGCGCGAGGCCGTCGCGGCGTTCGGCGGGGTGGACGTGCTGGTGAACAGCGCATCCGTATTTCCCCCGGAAGCGCTGGAGGAGACGGACGAGGCGCTGTGGGACCACACCATGGCCGTGAACCTCAAGGCGCCCTTCTTCCTCATCCGCCACCTGGCGCCCACCCTGCGCGAGCGGCGCGGGATCGTAGTGAATATGGTCGACCTGGCGGGGATGCAGGCGTGGGCGCGCTACGCCGCGCACGGAATCTCCAAGGCCGGCATCGCGCACCTGACCCGCGTGGCCGCGCGCGCGCTGGCGCCCGAGGTGCGCGTGGTCGGGATCGCGCCGGGCGCGGTGCTTCCGCCTGACGACACGGACGAGGCGGAGCTGGAGCGCCTCGCCAGCACCGCCGCCCTGCGCCGCCTCGGTTCGCCCGACGACGTGGTCGGTGCGCTCCTTTACCTGCTGCGCGCCGACTTCGTGACCGGGGAGATTCTCGTGGTGGACGGAGGGCGACGGCTGCGGGGGTGAGCTCCGCGCCGGAACATCCAAGCCCGCACCCGGTACGAACTTCCATCCTCCGGCCGTCCCGTTCCACCCGCTCCCCATCCGCATGCCCCGCAAGCCACGCCCCGCCCGCGCCGCGGGCACCTCGCGCCGCCGCGAGATCATGCACGCGCTCCTGGTGGTGCTGGCTCTCGGCCTCGGTGCCGGGGGCGGGCTGCTCGCGTACCTGTGGCCGCGCTGTGCGGGCGACGCCTGTCCGTCCGTGGGCACGCTGCGCACGTACCAGCCGCCCCAGGCGAGCCAGCTCTTCGACGGGCGCGGGAAGCTGGTGGCGTACCTGGCTCCGCAGCGACGCACGGTGGTCCCCATCGAGCGCATTCCGGCGCACGTCTCGGGGGCGTTCCTGGCGGTGGAGGACAAGCGGTTCTACCGGCATCGCGGGGTGGACTACCGGCGGCTGGGCGGTGCCCTGATGCGAGACGTCCAGACGCTGAGCTACCGGCAGGGGTTCAGCACGGTGACGATGCAGCTCGCGCGCAACGTCTTTCCCGAGTACCTGTCGCGGGAGAAGACGATCCGCCGCAAGCTGTGGGAGGTGGTGCTGGCGCGGCGGATCGAGCGGGCGTTCTCCAAGGACGAGATCCTGGAGATGTACCTGAACCAGATCTACCTGGGGCAGGGGCAGTACGGGGTGGAGGCGGCGGCGCGCGGCTACTTCGGCAAGCCCGTGGCGAAGCTGACCGAGGCGGAGGCCGCCACGCTGGCCGCGCTCCCCAAGGCGCCCTCCTTCTACGATCCTCGGCGGAATGCGGACGGTGCGCTGCGGCGGCGCAACCTGGTGCTGGGGTTGATGGCGGACGCCGGCGTGATTACCGGCACCCAGGCGGCGATGGCGCAGGGGCAGCCGCTGGGGCTCGCGCCCCCGCCGGAGGCGCTGGGGGAGGCGCCGTACTTCGTGTCCGCCGTGAGGCGCGAGCTGCGCGAACGCTTCGGGCCGCGCGCGGACACGGACGGGCTGCGCGTGTTCACCAGCCTGGATCCCGTGCTTCAAAAGAGCGCGGAGCAGGAGCTGCGGCGGCAGATCGCGGCGGTGGAGAAGGGGGAGCACGGACGCTTCCGCCATCCATCGTGCGCCGGCGGCACCAAGAAGCCCGAGCGGTGCCTGCAGGGGCTCTTCGTGGCGATGAGCCCGCGCACCGGCGACGTGTGGGCGCTGGTCGGCGGGCGCGACTACGCCCTCAGCCAGTTCGACCGGGTGACGCAGGCGCGGCGGCAGGCGGGTTCCGCGTTCAAGCCCTTCGTCTTCGCCGCCGCGCTCGCCGATGGCATCCCGGTGTCGGCGCCGCTGCTGGGGCCCGGCGCGGAGGTCGCCCGCGGCGCCTACTGGCCGCGCGACCACGTGTCGGACAGCGCCACCGTGGACATGCGCGACGCGCTCCGGCTGTCGTCCAACCGGGCGACGGTGGTGCTGGGGGAACGGGTGGGCGCCGGGCGCGTGGTGAAGACGGCGCACGACATGGGGATCAGCACGCCCATCCAGCCGCTTCCATCGACCTTTCTCGGCGCCGCGTCGGTGATGCCGCTGGAGCTGGTGGCGGCGTACGCTCCCTTCGCGAACGGCGGCTCGAGCGTGCGGCCGCGGCTGATCAAGCGCGTGGAGGATGCGCACGGGCGCGTGGTGTACGAGGCACCCACGTCGCGCAAGACGGTGATCTCGCCGGGGGTGGCGTTCCTGAGCACGTCGATGATGCGCAGCGTGGTGGATCGCGGGACCGGGTCGGGGGTGCGGCAGGCGGGGCTGTCGTACGAGGTGCCCGCGGCGGGGAAGACGGGGACGACCAACGACGGTGCGGACGTCTGGTTCGTGGGGTTCACGCCGGATGTGGTGGCGGGGGTGTGGCTCGGGTTCGACAAGCCGCAGGCGATTCTGGCGAATGCGTCGGGCGGTGGGCTGGCGGCGCCGGTGTGGGGGCGCGTGCTGTCGCGCTTCTACGAGCGCCATGCGGTGCCGGCGGCGTGGGGCGTTCCGTCCGACCTGGTTGCCGTGTCGGTGGACCGCGCCTCCGGGAAGCTCGCGACCGCCGCGTGCCCGGGGGAGTCGGTGGAGACGGAGTACTTCGTGGCCGGCACCGAGCCTATGGAGAGCTGCCCGCTGCACGTGGAGGACGAGGGCGGGTGGCTGGGGCGTGCGGTGCGCGGGTTGGGGGACTGGCTCGGCGGCGGGGATGAGCCGCCGGCTCCCGCGCCGGTGCCGGTACCCGCGCCAGGGGCGGAGCGGCGGTGGCCGTGAGCTGGCGAGTGAACTCGCGGCAACAACAGCACAAAGTCCGCCTGCGCGGACTCGGGGGAGAGGCCGGTGGGCTTCTCCCTTTTCGTTGCGCGTTACCAGCGTGCGGGGGCGGGCGGTGGGGCGGGGGAGGGCACGGGCAGCCACGAGGGGCGGCCCCTACGAGGTTCCGGTGCGAATGCAGGCGTTGGGGTGGGGCAGGCGGTGGGCAGACACGCAGGTCTGCCCCTACCGGCGGCGGTGCCGGCGGCGGGCGGCGGAGCACGGGCGAGCACGGGCGCGATGAATCGCGCCCCTACGGAACCGTGTGGGGCGCGGAGGATGGTGGAGCGCACGGATGCATGCGTCCGCCCCTCCCCCAGGTTGTTTTGGGGGAGGGGCCGCGAGGAACGAGCGGGGGAGGGGGCCCTACGGCAGCTTGTCGCGGATGATGAGCAGGATGGCGGAGTGGGGGACGATCTGGTAGGTGCCGCCGTCGATCTCCACTTCCACGGCGTTGCTGCGCAGGAAGATGACGAAGTCCCCTTTTTGGGCCTGGAGGGGGACGTAGCGCAGGCCGGTGCGCGTGCCGCCGCCGCTGCTCCAGGGCTCGCTGTCGGCGAGGGGCTCGGCGGTGGGGTAGCCGGGGCCCACGTTCACCACGTAGCCGCCCGCCACCTGCTCCTTCTGCGCGACGCCCTGGGGGAGGTACAGCCCCGAGGGCGTCTTGCTGTTCTCTTCCTCCGGCTTCACCAGCACCTTGTCGCCGATGACGATCACTTCACGGCCCATCGTGGCTCTCGATTCCGGGTGTGTGTCCGAATGCGTCGCACGGGAAATAACGCACGCCGCGGGTGGACGCGCAATCACCGCGCGCGGCATGGGAAAAGCGGTGCGGGAGCGCGTCTTTCGGGGGCGAGCCGCAGGGGCTAAACTGTCCCCCGCGCGCCGAGGGCGCGATCCCGGACCGTATATCCAGACAGGAGAACGTGATGAGCGATAGCTTTGGGGCCCGTTCGACGCTTCGCGTGGGCGACCGCGAGTACCAGATGTTCCGCCTGGACGCGCTGAACACCGGCGGGCGCGACGTCCGCCGACTCCCGTACTCGCTGCGCATCCTGCTGGAGAACCTGCTGCGGACCGAGGACGGCGTCACCGTCACGCGCGACGACATCGAGGCGCTGGCCGGGTGGGACCCCAACAGCCCGCCCGACCGCGAGATCGCCTTCACCCCCGCGCGCACGGTGCTGCAGGACTTCACCGGCGTGCCGTGCGTGGTGGACCTGGCCGCCATGCGCGACGCCATGGCCGAGCTGGGCGGCGACCCGTCGCGCATCAACCCGCTTCAGCCGGTGGAGCTGGTGATCGACCACTCCATCCAGGTGGACGCGTTCGGCTCCGCGAGCGCCTTCGAGCAGAACGTGGAGCTGGACTACCAGCGCAACGCCGAGCGCTACGCCTTCCTGCGCTGGGGGCAGCAGGCGTTCGCCAACTTCAACGTGGTGCCGCCCAACACCGGCATCGTGCACCAGGTGAACCTGGAGTACCTGTCGCGCGTCGTCTTCTCCACCGACGAGAACCCCAACCTTCAGGGCGAGGGGCTGCCGCTGGCCTACCCCGACACCTGCGTGGGCACCGACTCGCACACGCCGATGGTGAACGGGCTGGGCGTGCTGGCGTGGGGCGTGGGCGGCATCGAGGCCGAGGCGGCGATGCTGGGCCAGCCCATCTCCATGCTCATCCCCGAGGTGATCGGCTTCCGTCTGGTCGGCGAGCTCCCCGAGGGCGCCACGGCCACGGACCTGGTGCTCACCATCACCGAGCTGCTGCGCAAGAAGGGCGTGGTGGGGAAGTTCGTGGAGTTCTACGGGCCCGGCGTGGCCGCCCTGGCGCTGGCCGACCGCGCCACCATCGGCAACATGAGCCCGGAGTACGGCGCCACCTGCGCCATCTTCCCGCCGGACGAGACGACGCTCCAGTACCTGCGCCTCACGGGC encodes:
- a CDS encoding response regulator, translating into MPFHTASRGSHSLSAHLRGALPAPGGGATVLIAEDHEDSRDALCTLLEAFGYHVHLAANGHEAVAEARAIRPDLILMDMMMPGMDGLEATRTLRSDPDFPRIPIVAVTAMEGARDRVLAAGCDDWVAKPLDIRSFMARLPVWLAPAGARGE
- a CDS encoding 6-carboxytetrahydropterin synthase translates to MQPMVLTRRVRFCAAHRYHRPEWSDERNREVFGPCSNPHGHGHNYLLEVSVESTLDPLTGFTVDLGALDRVLREEVVEPLDHQHLNHAVPEFAPGGLIPTTENILLLLWPRVEGRLEGARLVAMRLHENDDFFVEYRGPS
- a CDS encoding prepilin-type N-terminal cleavage/methylation domain-containing protein gives rise to the protein MTSFDSARFGRKGFTLIELMIVVVIIGVLAAIAIPKFANVSKAAKEAEAQPILKQLFTLQERFKQKNDEYASDIAQLEGGTATFANAKYYTFQIDSGDGATYLACAQPTLDGLRWFSINAAREITPHDSGCT
- a CDS encoding prepilin-type N-terminal cleavage/methylation domain-containing protein, with product MRNLRNRDGFTLIELMIVVVIIGILAAIAIPKFANVSRSAKQSEAEPTLKQIATLQQSYFQKNDSYVAAIGNLTGFEDPKATYFTFEIVSGDATKMCAKATPTAKGTDAGVVAMYITQSKAGAATDAKPTTTACT
- a CDS encoding prepilin-type N-terminal cleavage/methylation domain-containing protein, with the protein product MRNLRNRDGFTLIELMIVVVIIGILAAIAIPKFANVSRSAKQSEAEPTLKQIATLQQSYFQKNDSYVAAIGNLTGFEDPNATYFTFEIVSGDATKMCAKATPTAKGTDAGVVAMYITQSKAGAATDAKPTTTACT
- a CDS encoding NAD(P)/FAD-dependent oxidoreductase, which gives rise to MSDANITDITVIGGGPTGLYAAFYAGLRGISCRIVDALPQLGGQLMALYPEKYIFDVGGLPKILAKDLANNMIEQGTQFGPEVVLGAEVQEMVREDGHFRLVTPAGDFLTRTVCVTAGKGALNPRVLECPGWEDHYREGGGAHTHVRQIEDFRDRRVLIVGGGDSAVDWVLGLRGVARSVTLIHRRPEFRAHKSSVLEMQALAEKGEVQILTPYEVRHMEGVNGCVARVTIFNNETDEDTHVDADAVIALLGFKPDLGPIARWGLELEKNTIKVNGVMETSVPGVWAAGDIVHYEGKLELISCGYGEAAIAVNNAVRYLNPKARLAPGHSTNLKIFKQDD
- a CDS encoding SDR family oxidoreductase, which produces MELHGKVALVTGGAVRLGRAMASALAGEGMRLVVHYNSSRAPADELVDEIRKAGGEAVAIGADLARGGEVERLAREAVAAFGGVDVLVNSASVFPPEALEETDEALWDHTMAVNLKAPFFLIRHLAPTLRERRGIVVNMVDLAGMQAWARYAAHGISKAGIAHLTRVAARALAPEVRVVGIAPGAVLPPDDTDEAELERLASTAALRRLGSPDDVVGALLYLLRADFVTGEILVVDGGRRLRG
- a CDS encoding PBP1A family penicillin-binding protein, producing the protein MPRKPRPARAAGTSRRREIMHALLVVLALGLGAGGGLLAYLWPRCAGDACPSVGTLRTYQPPQASQLFDGRGKLVAYLAPQRRTVVPIERIPAHVSGAFLAVEDKRFYRHRGVDYRRLGGALMRDVQTLSYRQGFSTVTMQLARNVFPEYLSREKTIRRKLWEVVLARRIERAFSKDEILEMYLNQIYLGQGQYGVEAAARGYFGKPVAKLTEAEAATLAALPKAPSFYDPRRNADGALRRRNLVLGLMADAGVITGTQAAMAQGQPLGLAPPPEALGEAPYFVSAVRRELRERFGPRADTDGLRVFTSLDPVLQKSAEQELRRQIAAVEKGEHGRFRHPSCAGGTKKPERCLQGLFVAMSPRTGDVWALVGGRDYALSQFDRVTQARRQAGSAFKPFVFAAALADGIPVSAPLLGPGAEVARGAYWPRDHVSDSATVDMRDALRLSSNRATVVLGERVGAGRVVKTAHDMGISTPIQPLPSTFLGAASVMPLELVAAYAPFANGGSSVRPRLIKRVEDAHGRVVYEAPTSRKTVISPGVAFLSTSMMRSVVDRGTGSGVRQAGLSYEVPAAGKTGTTNDGADVWFVGFTPDVVAGVWLGFDKPQAILANASGGGLAAPVWGRVLSRFYERHAVPAAWGVPSDLVAVSVDRASGKLATAACPGESVETEYFVAGTEPMESCPLHVEDEGGWLGRAVRGLGDWLGGGDEPPAPAPVPVPAPGAERRWP
- a CDS encoding co-chaperone GroES family protein; translation: MGREVIVIGDKVLVKPEEENSKTPSGLYLPQGVAQKEQVAGGYVVNVGPGYPTAEPLADSEPWSSGGGTRTGLRYVPLQAQKGDFVIFLRSNAVEVEIDGGTYQIVPHSAILLIIRDKLP